A genomic window from Corynebacterium fournieri includes:
- a CDS encoding alkene reductase, which yields MTSLFDSLDVGRMTLPNRIIMAPLTRSRAGRDGVPISLHETYYSQRASLGLIVTEGVFPAVTRRTFPGQPGTDTAEQIAGWRRVADAVHEADGHLFMQVMMGGRLSHASLQEGTEPVAPSAVTSGTAVRDFESRKDCPVPRALDTDELPGIIDEFRQAARNAIDAGMDGVEIHGANGYLLHQFLSPNSNLREDAYGGSPEKRFRLVEEILRAVSDEIGADRVAIRLSPQNNIQGIEETDDADVLATYGGLLDATADLGLAYVSLMHAEPAGELMIDLISRARENGRTRVFLNSGFAEPTDREAAERLVEHGDAAVVGRLAISNPDLVRRWKEGLPVTAPDESTFYTGGEKGYTDYPFSTR from the coding sequence ATGACTTCGCTTTTCGATTCCCTCGATGTGGGTCGGATGACCCTGCCAAACCGCATCATCATGGCTCCGCTGACGCGCTCACGCGCGGGCCGCGACGGAGTGCCCATCTCACTGCACGAGACCTACTACTCGCAGCGGGCCTCGCTGGGCCTGATCGTCACCGAAGGCGTCTTCCCCGCAGTGACCCGACGGACTTTTCCGGGGCAGCCCGGTACCGACACCGCCGAGCAGATTGCCGGGTGGCGCCGCGTCGCCGACGCCGTCCACGAGGCCGACGGGCACCTCTTCATGCAGGTGATGATGGGTGGGCGCCTGTCCCACGCCAGCCTGCAGGAGGGCACGGAGCCGGTCGCGCCGTCCGCGGTGACTTCCGGCACTGCGGTCCGGGACTTCGAGTCGCGCAAAGACTGCCCTGTCCCGCGTGCCCTGGACACGGATGAGCTGCCGGGCATTATCGACGAGTTCCGCCAGGCCGCCCGAAACGCCATCGACGCCGGCATGGACGGCGTAGAGATCCACGGCGCCAACGGCTACCTGTTGCACCAGTTCCTCTCCCCGAACTCGAACTTGCGTGAAGACGCCTACGGCGGATCCCCGGAGAAGCGGTTCCGGCTCGTCGAGGAGATCCTGCGCGCAGTGTCGGATGAAATCGGGGCGGACCGGGTGGCTATCCGCCTGTCGCCGCAGAACAACATTCAGGGCATCGAGGAAACAGATGATGCAGACGTGCTGGCCACCTACGGCGGGCTGCTTGACGCCACGGCGGACCTCGGGCTCGCCTACGTCTCGTTAATGCACGCAGAGCCCGCGGGTGAGCTGATGATCGATCTGATCAGCCGCGCCCGCGAGAACGGTCGCACCCGCGTCTTCCTCAACTCCGGGTTCGCCGAGCCGACCGACCGTGAAGCGGCCGAGCGCCTGGTGGAGCACGGAGACGCCGCCGTGGTGGGCCGGCTGGCTATCTCGAACCCGGACTTGGTGCGCCGCTGGAAAGAGGGGCTACCGGTGACCGCACCGGACGAGTCGACCTTCTACACCGGCGGGGAGAAGGGCTACACCGACTACCCCTTCTCCACGCGCTAG
- a CDS encoding L,D-transpeptidase, which translates to MGHRRVVRGLALIVAAASLSSCTIGDAGRLTPQAQTTDAETSTEKPKPKPPQVNVANGETGVEPTEPIRVTAAAGLSTVKMTNEDGKEVEAKFNDDKSEWATTEPLGYGRKYTVEARDAEGQKVVTSFTTLTPDATVNAYVGPLDGAVVGVAQAVTIRFDTAIKDTKAVEDLIDVQTSNGTDGAFFWLDPYEVRWRPKDYWEPGTEVNVKIDIYGQKMGKGLYGAQDSETSFTIGDKVETVIDNADKMLRVYSNDELVKEFPISMGTDNVHDTPNGTYVVGDEHEKLTMDSRTYGLALDAGGYVTPVDYATQLSYSGIYVHSAPWAIGAMGSYNQSHGCINASYDNAQWFQNFVKRGDPVVVKNTAGGTLTPYDGLGYWNLDWEQRSGGSEDPLYP; encoded by the coding sequence GTGGGTCACCGTCGAGTGGTGCGCGGTCTTGCGCTGATAGTTGCTGCGGCATCGCTGTCTTCCTGCACCATCGGCGACGCCGGGCGCCTGACGCCGCAAGCGCAAACCACAGACGCGGAGACCTCCACCGAGAAGCCGAAGCCGAAGCCACCTCAGGTCAACGTGGCAAACGGGGAGACCGGTGTAGAGCCCACTGAGCCGATCCGCGTCACCGCGGCCGCTGGCTTGTCCACCGTGAAAATGACCAACGAGGACGGCAAAGAGGTCGAGGCCAAGTTCAACGACGACAAGTCCGAATGGGCCACCACCGAACCGCTCGGCTACGGGCGCAAATACACCGTGGAAGCGCGCGACGCCGAAGGGCAGAAGGTGGTCACCTCGTTTACCACCCTGACACCGGATGCGACGGTAAACGCCTACGTTGGGCCGCTCGACGGCGCGGTCGTCGGCGTGGCCCAGGCGGTGACCATCCGCTTCGACACTGCCATCAAGGACACCAAGGCGGTGGAGGATCTCATCGACGTGCAGACCTCCAACGGCACCGACGGCGCTTTCTTCTGGCTCGATCCCTACGAGGTGCGCTGGCGCCCCAAGGACTACTGGGAGCCCGGCACCGAGGTGAATGTGAAGATCGACATTTACGGCCAGAAGATGGGCAAGGGACTCTACGGCGCGCAGGACAGTGAGACCAGCTTCACGATCGGCGACAAGGTTGAAACCGTCATCGACAACGCCGACAAGATGCTGCGCGTGTACTCCAACGACGAGTTGGTCAAGGAGTTCCCCATTTCTATGGGCACCGACAACGTCCACGACACCCCGAACGGCACCTACGTCGTCGGCGACGAGCACGAAAAGCTGACCATGGATTCGCGCACGTACGGCCTTGCCTTGGATGCCGGCGGCTACGTCACGCCCGTGGATTACGCCACGCAGCTGTCGTACTCCGGTATCTACGTCCACTCCGCCCCGTGGGCGATCGGCGCGATGGGTAGCTACAACCAATCCCACGGCTGCATCAACGCGTCCTACGACAACGCCCAGTGGTTCCAGAATTTTGTCAAGCGCGGCGACCCAGTGGTGGTGAAAAACACCGCCGGGGGCACGCTTACGCCTTACGACGGCCTCGGGTACTGGAACCTCGATTGGGAGCAGCGCTCCGGCGGCTCGGAGGATCCGCTCTACCCGTAG
- a CDS encoding isochorismatase family protein has product MNTALLIVDVQNDFCPGGALATARGDEVASKIAELISTPDSRPREYERIVATQDWHIDPGAHFSDAPDFVDSWPVHCLADSYGSQIRGPVDTGLIDQFFKKGHYSAAYSGFEGVNGEEQSLADWLRGQEITHLDVCGIATDHCVRATVLDALKEGFAVRVLRSMCSPVDDKRGADALQEMVDAGAELV; this is encoded by the coding sequence ATGAATACTGCGTTACTCATCGTGGACGTGCAAAACGACTTCTGCCCTGGCGGCGCGTTGGCCACTGCGCGCGGCGACGAGGTGGCGTCGAAGATTGCAGAGCTCATCTCCACCCCGGACAGCCGCCCCCGAGAGTACGAGCGCATCGTGGCCACCCAGGATTGGCACATCGATCCGGGTGCGCACTTCTCGGATGCGCCGGACTTCGTGGATTCTTGGCCCGTGCATTGCCTGGCGGATTCCTACGGCTCGCAGATCCGCGGCCCGGTGGATACGGGCCTGATCGACCAGTTTTTCAAGAAGGGCCACTACTCCGCGGCGTACTCCGGCTTCGAGGGTGTCAACGGCGAAGAGCAGTCGTTGGCGGATTGGCTGCGCGGGCAGGAGATCACGCACTTGGACGTGTGCGGCATCGCAACGGACCACTGCGTGCGCGCCACCGTCCTGGACGCGCTCAAGGAAGGCTTCGCTGTCCGGGTGTTGCGCAGCATGTGCTCGCCGGTAGACGACAAGCGCGGCGCCGACGCCCTCCAGGAGATGGTCGACGCCGGCGCCGAGCTGGTCTAG
- a CDS encoding DUF305 domain-containing protein: MRGSKKPLWVALAVIAAVVLVLTVAGPSIRAAMTSHEETATSAEGDYNDTDVHFLGMMVPHHQQAIDMSDVLLNSDVDDAQVRDLAQRIKDGQERENGQMNAWANEWGIQDDMEFHSRHIANGMFQPEELARYEALTGDELRTAFLEMMHFHHVHVIKMTQGEVDRGAYAPLQEIAQEMIDVQTAEMGEMEELLGYTPN; the protein is encoded by the coding sequence ATGCGAGGCAGCAAGAAGCCGCTGTGGGTCGCCCTGGCGGTCATCGCCGCGGTTGTGCTCGTGCTCACCGTCGCGGGGCCGTCGATACGCGCCGCAATGACATCGCACGAGGAAACCGCAACGTCCGCGGAAGGCGACTACAACGACACCGACGTGCACTTCCTCGGGATGATGGTGCCCCACCACCAGCAGGCGATAGACATGTCGGACGTGCTGCTCAATTCCGACGTCGACGACGCGCAGGTGCGCGACCTCGCCCAGCGCATCAAGGACGGGCAGGAGCGGGAAAACGGGCAGATGAACGCGTGGGCCAACGAGTGGGGGATCCAAGACGACATGGAGTTCCATTCGCGGCACATCGCCAACGGCATGTTCCAGCCGGAAGAGCTCGCGCGGTACGAAGCGCTCACTGGCGACGAGCTACGCACCGCCTTTTTGGAAATGATGCACTTCCACCACGTCCACGTGATCAAAATGACCCAAGGTGAGGTGGACCGTGGCGCCTACGCGCCGCTGCAGGAGATAGCGCAGGAGATGATCGACGTCCAAACCGCCGAAATGGGGGAGATGGAAGAGCTGTTGGGCTATACGCCGAACTAG
- a CDS encoding DUF3618 domain-containing protein produces the protein MARDIHDIERDLERTRGQLASTLDELADRTSPKTLAGNAKSEAANWLKDETVQKVIGGIVVGVAALIGIKAYNGRKRKSELKELQKLLANR, from the coding sequence GTGGCACGAGACATTCACGATATCGAGCGCGACCTCGAGCGCACCCGCGGCCAGCTTGCCAGCACCCTGGACGAGCTTGCAGACCGCACGAGCCCGAAGACTCTCGCGGGCAACGCAAAGAGCGAGGCAGCGAACTGGTTGAAGGACGAGACGGTGCAGAAAGTAATCGGTGGCATTGTTGTCGGTGTTGCCGCCCTGATCGGTATCAAGGCCTACAACGGCCGTAAGCGCAAGAGCGAGCTCAAGGAGCTGCAGAAGCTGCTGGCGAACCGTTAA
- the bcp gene encoding thioredoxin-dependent thiol peroxidase translates to MTEPIRLEKGDIAPAFTLKNDRGEDVSLTDFAGKRVIVYFYPKANTPGCTTEACDFTDNMEQFRDASVTVLGISPDPVDKLAKFRSDHDLGVELLSDEPKDTLTAYGAFGEKKNYGKVVQGVIRSTFLVSVDDAGKGTVDEAQYNVKATGHVSRILRDWDI, encoded by the coding sequence ATGACTGAGCCGATTAGATTGGAAAAGGGCGATATCGCCCCCGCTTTCACGCTGAAAAACGACCGCGGTGAAGACGTCTCCCTCACCGACTTTGCTGGCAAGAGGGTCATTGTGTACTTCTACCCCAAAGCCAACACCCCCGGTTGCACCACAGAAGCATGCGACTTCACGGACAACATGGAGCAGTTCCGCGATGCTTCCGTGACCGTGTTGGGCATCAGCCCGGACCCAGTGGACAAGCTGGCCAAGTTCCGATCGGACCATGACTTGGGCGTTGAGCTGCTTTCCGACGAACCAAAGGACACCCTCACCGCATACGGCGCCTTCGGCGAAAAGAAGAACTACGGCAAGGTGGTCCAGGGCGTGATCCGATCCACCTTCCTGGTCAGTGTGGACGACGCGGGCAAGGGCACCGTCGACGAGGCGCAGTACAACGTCAAAGCCACCGGCCACGTGAGCCGCATTCTGCGCGACTGGGATATCTAG
- a CDS encoding DUF3817 domain-containing protein: MTQPTPQAQPNQAPKIHPERQRRVKQALQWFSIAAWVTGVLFLLLCLRMIMQYGFDMNVDYLSWVARVHGFAFVAFLMTSLNLGSKARWSAGTWISTALSGVVPFMSFIVEAKRRKEVKETFQLS, translated from the coding sequence ATGACGCAGCCCACCCCGCAGGCCCAGCCCAATCAGGCGCCGAAGATCCACCCCGAGCGCCAGCGTCGCGTAAAGCAAGCGCTGCAATGGTTCTCCATCGCCGCGTGGGTCACCGGCGTGCTGTTTTTGCTGCTCTGTCTTCGCATGATCATGCAGTACGGCTTCGACATGAACGTCGATTACCTGTCCTGGGTTGCGCGTGTGCACGGGTTCGCGTTCGTCGCATTCCTCATGACTTCGCTCAACTTGGGGTCTAAGGCGCGCTGGTCCGCTGGCACGTGGATTTCGACGGCACTGTCGGGTGTTGTGCCGTTTATGTCCTTTATCGTCGAGGCGAAGCGCCGCAAGGAAGTCAAGGAGACGTTCCAGCTGTCCTAA
- the lptM gene encoding LPS translocon maturation chaperone LptM — protein MKKTIALVGTVLASGALLTGCGQKGDFDGTWSGDITATQEGKGGGQATVNIDGKDCDWQMTETDGETNEANCLRDDKEFKLEDPLTHQDLKYNAERSGDTLTLTPDNGPAEKVGVMVLNKTGEK, from the coding sequence ATGAAGAAAACGATTGCATTGGTAGGAACTGTTCTCGCCTCCGGCGCACTGCTGACGGGCTGCGGCCAGAAGGGCGACTTCGACGGCACCTGGTCCGGCGACATCACCGCCACCCAGGAGGGCAAGGGTGGCGGGCAGGCCACGGTCAACATTGACGGCAAGGACTGCGACTGGCAGATGACCGAAACCGATGGCGAGACCAACGAGGCGAACTGCCTGCGCGACGACAAGGAGTTCAAGCTGGAAGATCCGCTGACCCACCAGGATCTGAAGTACAACGCCGAGCGCAGCGGCGACACTCTCACCCTGACCCCAGACAACGGGCCGGCTGAGAAAGTCGGCGTGATGGTGTTGAACAAGACGGGCGAGAAGTAG
- the rdgB gene encoding RdgB/HAM1 family non-canonical purine NTP pyrophosphatase encodes MVKVLVASRNQGKVRELEQVLRELNIEGVELVSLHDASPYPDPVEDGLTFEQNALLKARAGAKATGLPCVADDSGLTVKALNGMPGILSARWSGNHGDDQANNELLLAQMADINERAAAFVSCCALVTSAGEEHTAEGRWEGELLREPRGENGFGYDPLFQPADAPGRSSAELSADEKNERSHRGKALRALVPHLAALR; translated from the coding sequence ATGGTAAAGGTACTCGTCGCCTCCCGGAACCAAGGCAAGGTCCGCGAGCTCGAGCAGGTGCTGCGCGAGCTCAACATTGAAGGGGTGGAGCTTGTCTCGCTTCACGACGCTTCGCCATACCCCGACCCTGTCGAAGACGGCCTGACCTTCGAGCAGAACGCGTTGCTGAAAGCCCGTGCGGGTGCCAAGGCCACCGGTTTGCCCTGCGTGGCCGACGATTCTGGCCTGACCGTCAAGGCGCTCAACGGCATGCCCGGCATCTTGTCTGCCCGCTGGTCCGGCAACCACGGCGACGACCAAGCGAACAATGAGCTCCTGCTGGCACAGATGGCGGACATCAACGAGCGTGCCGCAGCGTTCGTCTCCTGCTGTGCGCTGGTTACCTCGGCGGGGGAGGAGCACACCGCCGAGGGCCGCTGGGAAGGCGAGCTGTTGCGCGAGCCGCGCGGCGAAAACGGCTTCGGCTACGATCCGCTGTTCCAACCTGCCGATGCGCCCGGCCGTTCTTCGGCCGAGCTCTCCGCTGACGAGAAAAACGAACGTTCCCACCGCGGCAAGGCGCTGCGCGCCCTGGTGCCGCACCTCGCCGCGCTGCGGTGA
- the rph gene encoding ribonuclease PH: MTDFSRLDGRAFDQLRPVRITRGFTSNPAGSVLVEFGNTRVMCTASVEEGVPRFKKDSGEGWLTAEYAMLPSATHERMPRESMKGKVKGRTHEISRLVGRSLRAAVDLSQLGENTIQLDCDVLQADGGTRTASITGAYVALADAIAVLKERGVVPGEPLLKPIAAVSAGIIDGHVCLDLPYEEDSRAEVDLNVVMQEGGNFVEIQGTGEHGLFGREQLGEMLDVAAKGCEELIATQKAALGW; the protein is encoded by the coding sequence ATGACTGATTTTTCGCGCCTTGACGGCCGCGCCTTCGACCAACTGCGCCCCGTGCGCATCACCCGCGGCTTCACCTCCAACCCGGCGGGCAGCGTGCTCGTTGAGTTCGGCAACACCCGCGTCATGTGCACCGCCTCCGTGGAGGAGGGAGTGCCCCGCTTTAAGAAGGATTCCGGCGAAGGCTGGCTCACCGCCGAGTACGCCATGCTGCCGTCTGCCACGCACGAGCGCATGCCGCGCGAATCCATGAAGGGCAAGGTCAAGGGCCGCACCCACGAGATCTCCCGCCTGGTGGGCCGCTCGCTGCGCGCTGCTGTGGACTTGAGCCAACTCGGCGAGAACACCATTCAGCTCGACTGCGACGTGCTGCAGGCCGACGGCGGCACTCGCACAGCGTCGATTACCGGTGCGTACGTCGCGCTCGCTGATGCGATCGCCGTGCTGAAGGAGCGCGGCGTGGTCCCCGGTGAGCCGCTGCTCAAACCCATTGCCGCCGTCTCCGCCGGCATCATCGACGGGCATGTGTGCCTGGACCTGCCCTACGAGGAGGACTCCCGCGCGGAGGTGGACCTCAACGTGGTCATGCAGGAAGGCGGCAATTTCGTGGAGATCCAGGGCACCGGCGAGCACGGCCTGTTCGGCCGCGAGCAGCTCGGCGAGATGCTGGATGTGGCCGCCAAGGGCTGCGAGGAGCTCATCGCGACGCAGAAGGCGGCGCTGGGATGGTAA
- a CDS encoding MBL fold metallo-hydrolase — protein MQLTILGCSGSLAAPGNPASSYVISVPGETDVVMDFGAGALAAMQERFDPAAAHVIFSHLHADHCADFPSLLVWRRYHPTAPASERHRLIGPSYAPEHFGRMSADGPGELDDISDTFEFTAWRAGRPEHLSGLAITPFDVVHPAAESHALRIEDADGKVISFSGDSGFTPTLIDAARDADLFLCEAAWGATSEGKAEGMHLSGQEAGRIAREAGVQTLVLVHIQPWTDPEEVVQAARAEFDGEVVLGTAGATFEL, from the coding sequence ATGCAGTTGACCATCCTCGGGTGTTCCGGAAGCCTTGCAGCACCCGGTAACCCAGCCTCCTCCTACGTCATCTCCGTGCCGGGTGAAACCGACGTTGTGATGGATTTCGGTGCCGGGGCGCTGGCCGCGATGCAGGAGCGTTTCGACCCTGCCGCAGCCCACGTGATCTTCAGCCACCTCCACGCCGACCACTGCGCCGACTTCCCGTCGCTCCTGGTCTGGCGCCGTTACCACCCCACGGCCCCCGCGTCCGAGCGGCACCGCCTCATCGGACCGTCGTATGCGCCTGAGCACTTCGGCCGCATGAGCGCGGACGGCCCGGGGGAGCTGGACGATATTTCCGACACGTTCGAGTTCACCGCTTGGCGCGCCGGGCGGCCGGAGCACTTGAGCGGGTTGGCCATCACCCCGTTCGACGTGGTTCACCCGGCGGCGGAATCGCACGCGCTGCGCATCGAGGACGCGGACGGAAAAGTGATCAGCTTCTCCGGGGATTCCGGTTTTACGCCTACGCTTATCGACGCCGCACGCGACGCCGACCTCTTCCTCTGCGAAGCCGCGTGGGGTGCCACCTCCGAGGGCAAGGCCGAGGGCATGCACCTGTCCGGGCAGGAGGCCGGCCGCATCGCCCGCGAGGCAGGAGTGCAAACCCTGGTGCTGGTGCACATCCAGCCGTGGACGGACCCGGAGGAGGTCGTCCAGGCGGCCCGCGCAGAGTTCGACGGCGAGGTCGTCCTCGGCACGGCCGGTGCCACCTTCGAGCTGTAG
- the murI gene encoding glutamate racemase, producing the protein METNAGNNAPIGLFDSGVGGLTVARAVMDQLPGESLIYIGDTANGPYGPQPIANVRAHSQRIADELVERGCKMLVIACNTATAAFLHDARERYDIPVIEVIQPAVRRAIATTRNNKIGVIGTQGTINSGAYQDLFSIHPGLEVTANACPKFVPFVEQGKTSGKEVLEVASGYVAPLREAGVDTLVLGCTHYPLLSGVIQLAIGDDVTLVSSAEETSKDVLRVLTENEMLHDAATPPTYVFESTGDPDTFDALARRFLAPPVRAVGRE; encoded by the coding sequence GTGGAAACTAACGCTGGCAACAACGCACCAATCGGGCTGTTCGACTCCGGCGTGGGCGGGCTGACCGTCGCGCGTGCGGTGATGGACCAGCTGCCAGGGGAGTCCCTGATCTACATCGGCGACACCGCCAACGGCCCCTACGGCCCGCAGCCGATCGCAAACGTGCGCGCCCACTCGCAGCGCATCGCCGACGAGCTGGTGGAACGCGGCTGCAAGATGCTGGTGATCGCCTGCAACACCGCCACCGCCGCGTTCTTGCACGACGCGCGCGAGCGCTACGACATCCCCGTCATCGAGGTGATCCAGCCGGCGGTGCGCCGCGCGATCGCCACCACGCGAAACAACAAAATCGGCGTGATCGGCACCCAGGGCACCATCAACTCGGGGGCGTACCAAGACCTCTTTTCCATCCACCCGGGCCTGGAGGTCACCGCGAACGCGTGCCCAAAGTTCGTGCCGTTTGTGGAGCAAGGCAAGACCTCGGGCAAGGAGGTGCTGGAGGTCGCCAGCGGCTACGTGGCGCCGCTGCGCGAGGCCGGGGTGGACACGCTCGTGCTCGGCTGCACCCATTACCCGCTGCTTTCCGGCGTGATCCAGTTGGCCATCGGCGACGATGTCACCCTCGTCTCCTCCGCCGAGGAAACCTCCAAAGACGTGCTTCGGGTGCTCACCGAAAACGAGATGCTGCACGATGCGGCAACCCCGCCGACCTACGTCTTCGAATCCACCGGCGACCCCGACACCTTCGACGCGCTGGCCCGCCGCTTCCTCGCCCCGCCGGTGCGCGCAGTGGGACGCGAATAG
- a CDS encoding rhomboid family intramembrane serine protease, which produces MPKRKAQRQTGLRFAGGFLAVIWVVFLLELIFPWLQAFGIHPLDVSSLPFIFTSPLLHANLEHIISNSIPGAIFAFLVGYSGKRVFWEVTAFVVIIGGLGTWLLGGVGTNHIGASGLVYGWLAYLIIRGFFNRSLSQIITGVILGFFYSGLIFGLLPGTEGVSWQAHLFGALGGLVAGMVITSDDPPELVAKKQAKALEKQARRQG; this is translated from the coding sequence GTGCCGAAACGAAAGGCGCAGCGCCAAACGGGCTTGCGTTTTGCCGGCGGCTTCCTCGCAGTGATCTGGGTGGTGTTCCTGCTCGAGTTGATCTTTCCGTGGTTGCAGGCGTTTGGCATCCACCCGCTGGACGTGTCCTCGCTGCCGTTTATCTTCACCTCGCCGCTGTTGCACGCGAACCTGGAGCACATAATCTCCAACTCGATCCCCGGCGCAATTTTCGCGTTCCTGGTGGGCTACTCCGGCAAGCGCGTGTTTTGGGAGGTGACCGCGTTCGTGGTCATCATCGGCGGCCTGGGCACCTGGCTTTTGGGTGGCGTGGGCACGAACCACATCGGCGCGTCCGGGCTGGTCTACGGCTGGCTGGCCTACCTGATCATCCGCGGCTTTTTCAACCGCTCGCTCAGCCAGATCATTACCGGCGTGATCCTCGGATTCTTCTACTCCGGACTGATTTTCGGCCTGCTGCCGGGCACGGAGGGCGTGAGCTGGCAGGCCCACCTGTTCGGCGCACTCGGCGGCCTTGTGGCTGGCATGGTGATCACGTCCGACGACCCGCCGGAGCTGGTGGCGAAGAAGCAGGCCAAAGCGCTTGAGAAGCAGGCGCGCCGCCAGGGATAG
- a CDS encoding DUF2017 domain-containing protein, producing MQPWRKKKGLMRSTPKYSTVFDPMEREVIGDLTATVSEALIARAQSAPKDEFAEMLGVATGHTEAPEDPRLARLLPDFEREGDEEFDGDNGLLRSLHENDIIKSKLINLQVVNAALGPTGGVEVTIEEDEAHQFIAALNDMRLYASADDSGSEAAREDRQRLIDWLAFCQDSLLEALMG from the coding sequence ATGCAGCCGTGGCGCAAGAAGAAGGGCCTGATGCGCTCGACGCCGAAGTACAGCACCGTGTTCGACCCGATGGAGCGGGAGGTCATCGGCGACCTCACGGCCACTGTGTCGGAGGCGCTCATCGCGCGGGCCCAGTCCGCGCCGAAGGACGAGTTCGCGGAGATGCTTGGGGTGGCTACCGGCCACACCGAGGCTCCGGAGGACCCGCGTCTGGCCCGCTTGCTGCCGGATTTCGAGCGTGAGGGCGACGAGGAGTTCGACGGGGACAACGGGCTGTTACGCAGCCTGCACGAAAACGACATCATCAAGTCCAAGCTGATCAACCTCCAGGTGGTCAACGCAGCGCTCGGCCCCACCGGCGGGGTGGAGGTGACCATCGAGGAGGACGAGGCCCACCAGTTCATCGCAGCCCTCAACGACATGCGCCTGTACGCCTCCGCGGACGATTCTGGCAGCGAGGCCGCGCGCGAGGACCGCCAGCGCCTGATTGACTGGTTGGCGTTCTGCCAGGACTCTCTGCTCGAAGCGTTGATGGGCTAG
- the clpS gene encoding ATP-dependent Clp protease adapter ClpS: protein MGSPLATPELDEAVDVEVATSENLPWLCIVWDDPVNLMSYVTYVFQTVLGYDRKRATELMMQVHTEGRAVVSSGEKDKVETDVKKLHTAGLWATMQQAG, encoded by the coding sequence ATGGGCTCGCCGCTGGCAACCCCAGAGTTGGACGAGGCCGTCGACGTCGAAGTGGCTACGAGCGAGAACCTGCCGTGGCTGTGCATCGTGTGGGACGACCCGGTGAATCTGATGAGCTACGTCACCTACGTGTTCCAGACCGTGTTGGGCTACGACCGCAAGCGTGCCACCGAGCTGATGATGCAGGTGCACACCGAGGGCAGGGCCGTAGTCTCCTCCGGCGAGAAGGACAAGGTGGAAACCGACGTGAAAAAGCTGCACACCGCCGGCCTGTGGGCCACGATGCAGCAGGCAGGGTAG